One genomic region from Sciurus carolinensis chromosome 2, mSciCar1.2, whole genome shotgun sequence encodes:
- the Jph4 gene encoding junctophilin-4 — MSPGGKFDFDDGGCYVGGWEAGRAHGYGVCTGPGAQGEYSGCWAHGFESLGVFTGPGGHSYQGHWQQGKREGLGVERKSRWTYRGEWLGGLKGRSGVWESVSGLRYAGLWKDGFQDGYGTETYSDGGTYQGQWQAGKRHGYGVRQSVPYHQAALLRSPRRTSLDSGHSDPPTPPPPLPLPGDEGGSPASGSRGGFVLAGPGDTDGASSRKRTPATGGFFRRSLLLSGLRAGGRRSSLGSKRGSLRSEVSSEVGSTGPPGSEASGPPVPAPPALIEGSATEVYAGEWRADRRSGYGVSQRSNGLRYEGEWLGNRRHGYGRTTRPDGSREEGKYKRNRLVHGGRVRSLLPLALRRGKVKEKVDRAVEGARRAVSAARQRQEIAAARAADALLKAVAASSVAEKAVEAARMAKLIAQDLQPMLEAPGRRPRQDSEGSDTEPLDEDSPGVCENGLTPSEGSPELPSSPASSRQPWRHPACQSPLPPRGDWGPFSSPKAWPEEWGGPGEQAEELAGYEAEDEAGMQGPGPRDGSPLLGGCSDSSGSLREEEGEDEEPMPQLRAPGGSEPDPITMPVLRGPSSRGPDAGCLTEEFEEPAATDRPAQRGAANPLVVGAVALLDLSLAFLFSQLLT; from the exons ATGTCCCCCGGGGGCAAGTTCGACTTTGACGACGGGGGCTGCTACGTGGGGGGCTGGGAGGCGGGGCGGGCACATGGCTACGGCGTGTGCACCGGGCCTGGCGCCCAGGGCGAGTACAGCGGCTGCTGGGCGCACGGCTTCGAGTCATTGGGAGTCTTCACCGGGCCCGGCGGACACAGCTACCAGGGCCACTGGCAACAGGGCAAGCGCGAAGGGCTGGGCGTGGAGCGCAAGAGCCGCTGGACGTACCGCGGCGAGTGGCTGGGCGGGCTGAAGGGGCGCAGCGGCGTGTGGGAGAGCGTGTCCGGCCTGCGCTACGCCGGGCTCTGGAAGGACGGCTTCCAGGACGGCTACGGCACAGAGACCTACTCCGACGGAG GCACCTACCAGGGCCAGTGGCAGGCTGGGAAGCGCCACGGCTACGGGGTACGACAGAGTGTGCCCTACCATCAGGCGGCGCTGCTGCGCTCGCCCCGCCGCACCTCTCTGGACTCCGGCCACAGCGACCCCCCGACGCCTcccccgcccctgcccctgccaggcGACGAGGGAGGCAGCCCAGCCTCGGGCTCCCGGGGTGGCTTCGTGCTGGCCGGGCCCGGGGACACCGACGGCGCGTCCTCCCGAAAGCGCACTCCGGCGACTGGTGGATTCTTTCGCCGATCACTGCTGCTCAGTGGGCtccgggcgggcgggcggcgcaGCTCCTTGGGCAGCAAGCGGGGTTCCCTTCGCAGCGAGGTGAGCAGCGAGGTGGGCAGCACAGGACCCCCGGGCTCCGAGGCCAGTGGGCCCCCAGTCCCAGCACCTCCCGCCCTCATCGAGGGCTCGGCCACTGAAGTGTACGCAGGCGAGTGGCGCGCTGACCGGCGCAGCGGCTATGGCGTGAGCCAACGCTCAAACGGGCTGCGCTACGAGGGCGAGTGGCTGGGCAACCGGCGGCACGGCTACGGGCGTACTACCCGCCCCGACGGCTCCCGTGAGGAGGGCAAGTACAAGCGCAACCGGCTGGTGCACGGGGGCCGGGTTCGCAGCCTCCTGCCTCTGGCCCTGCGGCGAGGCAAAGTCAAGGAGAAGGTGGACAGGGCAGTTGAGGGCGCCCGTCGAGCTGTGAGTGCTGCCCGCCAGCGCCAGGAGATCGCTGCTGCCAG GGCAGCAGATGCCCTCCTAAAGGCAGTGGCAGCCAGCAGCGTCGCAGAGAAGGCTGTGGAGGCAGCAAGAATGGCGAAACTGATAGCCCAGGACCTGCAACCCATGTTAGAGGCCCCAG GTCGCAGACCCAGGCAGGATTCGGAAGGTTCCGACACAGAGCCCTTGGATGAGGACAGCCCTGGGGTGTGTGAGAATGGACTGACCCCCTCAGAAGGATCCCCTGAGCTGCCCAGCAGTCCTGCCTCCTCCCGCCAACCCTGGCGACACCCTGCCTGCCAGAGCCCACTGCCTCCTAGAGGGGACTGGGGTCCCTTCTCCAGCCCCAAAGCTTGGCCTGAGGAGTGGGGGGGCCCCGGTGAGCAGGCAGAGGAACTGGCTGGCTATGAGGCTGAGGATGAGGCTGGGAtgcagggcccagggcccagagACGGTTCCCCACTCCTTGGAGGCTGCAGCGACAGTTCAGGAAGTCTTcgagaggaagagggggaagatGAAGAGCCCATGCCCCAGCTGAGGGCCCCAGGAGGCTCGGAGCCTGACCCCATTACCATGCCGGTCCTGAGGGGCCCATCTTCAAGGGGTCCTGATGCCGGGTGCCTGACAGAAGAGTTTGAGGAGCCTGCTGCAACTGACAGGCCTGCCCAGCGG GGAGCTGCCAACCCCCTGGTGGTGGGAGCCGTAGCCCTCCTGGACCTCAGCCTGGCGTTCCTGTTCTCCCAGCTCCTCACCTGA